GGCCGTGGGGGCGACCCGGGCGCAGCTCTTGGGACTCATTCTCTTCGAGGCCGCCTTGGTGGGGGCGCTGGGGGTGGTCCTGGGAACCGGCCTGGGTTACTGGGCCGCCCGAGCCAACGTGGACGCCGTCAGCGCCACCCTGACCCAGGTCTATCTCCTGAACGAGATCACCTCCCTCCAGGTTCCCCCGTGGGTCTACCTGGCGGGCGCCGCGGCCGGCATGGGCGCCGCGCTGGCCGGGACCCTCCTCCCCGCCCTGGACCTCTGTCTCTCTCCTCCCCGGTCGCTTCTCTCTTCCCGGCTCCTGCAGGAAAGGGTGAGGACCTCGGCGATTCCCCTGGCCCTGGCCGGGACCGGGATTCTGGCGATGGCGGCAGCCTGGTACCGTTTCGCCGCGGACTGGCGTCCGGCCGGCTTCGTTCTGGGCATCGCTCTGCTGATGGCCATCCCGTTGTTCACTCCCATCCTGGTCCGGGCGGCGTCGCTGCTGCCCCTGTCCGGACTCGGCGTCCGATACGGGTTCCGTTCCCTGGCCGGACGCTGGACCACCACCGTCTTCACGGCCTCCTCCCTGGCCATTGCGGTCAGCATGATGGTCGGCGTCACCCTCAAGACCAGCAGCTTCCGGGAGACGCTGGAAGTCTGGTTGCGGACCTCGGTCCAGGCCGACATCTACGTCAAGACCGAGTCCTGGAGGGGACGAGGCGACGAGACCGCCCTGAGCCCGGAGCTGATTTCCCGATTGTCCCGGACCAGGGACGTCGTGGCCCTGGACCGCTACCGGAGGCTGACGGTCCGCTCCGGCGGCGAGCGCATCTTTCTGGCCGGGGTCGAGACCGGCCTTCCCGGGGGCGAGGCCCGGTTTCCGCTGACGGGAGGAGATCCGGACGCCGCCTACCGGCAGTTCCGGGAAGAGGGCGCAACTCTGGTTGGGGAGACTCTGGCGCGGCGGCGCGGTCTGGAGCCGGGGGCCCACCTCCCTCTGGTCACTCCAGACGGTGAGCGGCGGGTTCCCATTGCCGGCATCTACTACGACTATCAGCCGGGAACGGGGCTGGCCGTGGTGGGCCTGGAGACCATGGAACGGCTCTTCGGCCCGGGGCCCGTCCACAGCGTGGCCCTTTACCTGAAGCCCGGAGCCGACACCGGCGAGACCGTCGACCGCCTCCGGGCGGCGCACGCGGGTGATTCGCTCCTCTTTCGAAGCAACCGGAAGCTGCGCCAGGAGGTGATGGAGATCTTCGACCAGACCTTTGCCGTCACGCGGCTCCTGCAGGGGACGAGCCTGCTGATCGCCGTCGCGGGCATCATATTGACGCTGTTGGTGCTGGCTCGGGAGGAGTCGGCCGAGCTCGCTCTCTACCGGTCCCTCGGCGCCCGGCGGTCGCAGCTCTTCCGGATCTTTGTGGGCAAGGGGCTGGGCATGGGGGTCGCCGGGCTCGCGCTGGGTCTGGCGGGTGGAGTGCTCCTGGCGGGCATCCTGGTCTTCGTCATCAATCGGGCCTACTTCGGGTGGACCATCCAGGTCTACTGGCCCTGGGGAACGGTCCTGGTCCAGTCGGCGACCATCCTGGCGGCGGCAGTGCTGGCAAGCCTGTATCCGGCGCTGGCGGCCAGCCGGACGCCGGCGACCCAACTCAGCCGAGAGGACCTTTAGCCAAATGCCATTCCTTGCCGGAACTCTGATTGTTCTGAGTCTGTTGGGGACGACCTTGGATTGGAAACCGGCGCGCTCCGATTACACCTGGTCCTTCCCGCAGGATCACTGGGCCCGGAACGGCTATCGCACCGAATGGTGGTACTTCACGGGCCACCTGCGAACCCGCGGAGAGACTCCGCGCCGGTTCGGCTACCAGTTCACCTTCTTCCGGGTCGGGCTCCAGCCCACGGCTCCTCCCCTCGACTCCGCCTGGACGGCCCGGGACGCCATCATGGGGCACGCGGCGGTGACCGACCTGATGAACAAGCGGCACCTCTTCACCGAGATCCTCTATCGCGCCACACCGCTGCTGGGGCAATTCGGGGACGGATCGTCTTCGCTCATCGCCTGGAGCCGGCCTCCCGCCGGCAGTTCCGGCCGCTGGAGCCTGCATTGGAACGGCAAGGGCTTCGACCTTGCCGCCTCGGACGAGGGCCGGGACTTTTCCTTCCGTCTCACGACCCGCGGGACCAAGGGCCCGGTTTTCCAGGGGCCCAACGGCTACAGCATCAAGGGAGGAGACGAGGGCGCCGCGAGCCAGTACTACAGCTTCACCCGGATGGCGACCGGCGGCCGGGTTTCCATCGGAGGCGAGGAACACGCCGTGGAGGGCGTCTCCTGGATGGACAAGGAGTTCGGGTCCAATCAATTGGGAGCCCGTCAGATCGGATGGGACTGGTTCAGCCTGCAGTTGGACGACGGCCGCGACCTGATGCTCTATCTTCTGAGGGATCGCCGCAATCGGGTGGATTTTGCCAATGGGACGTTGATATCCAAGGAGGGTCGAACCCGGTACCTGGGACCGGAGGAGTGGTCGGTGCGGGCCACCGGAGCCTGGGCCAGTCCCCACAACGGCGCCCGCTATCCCGCCGGGTGGCGGCTGCAGGTCCCGGGCGAGGGTCTGGAGTTGATGGTGACTCCGGAGGTCCCCGACTCGGAGAACGTGAGCCGGCTCCTGCCGGGACTCGCCTACTGGGAGGGTCCGGTCCGGGTCGAAACGCCGTCGGGCGGCTCGATAGGACAGGGATACGTGGAACTGACCGGATACGCGGAGCGGAGCCGGCCGGCTCTCTGAAGCCGGCGGACGCCCGCGGCGATTAGGGGCTAACTCAAGATGTCGGCCATAGACTGGGTCATCGTCCTGGGTCTCAACCTGTTGGTCTTCGGCTACGGACTGGTGCGTTCACGCGAAACCAAGACCAACCTGGACTGGTTCCTGGGCGGCCGCAGCCTGCCGTTCTGGATCGTGGCCATCTCGCTTTTCGCCACCTCCGTCGACAGCGGCGACATCGTGGGTGTCAACGGGATGACCTATCTCGAGGGCATGTCCGTCTTGACGACCTGGTGGCTGGGGGTGGTGACGGGATACGTCATCGCCGCCTTCTACGTGTTGCCTCCCATGTACCGGGCCGGGTTGTTCACCAATGCCGAGTACCTGGAATATCGTTTCGGTCCGGCGGCTCGCGTGGTCAGCGCCCTGGTGCAGTTCCAGTACCGGACCAACATCCTGGCGGGAATCGCCATCTCCCTCCAGTTGACGCTCACGCTGGTCATGGGGCTCGATGAGATCTCGGCCTGGATCGCCGTAGCCGCATTCGCCGGAATGGCCACCCTGTACTCGGCCCGGGGCGGACTCAAGACCATCGCCTGGGTCGACGCTCTCCTGACCGTCGCCATGATCACCGGAGTCCTGGTCCTGTGGTCCGTGCTCTGGAACGTCGCCGGCGGCTGGTCGGGCGCGATGGAGAAACTGGCCCTCAAAGGGGGAGCCGAACTGCCCCGCTACCTATTGCATATCGGTATTTCCCGCCCCGGCAGCCCCGACCCCCTCGTGGTGACCGCGGCATGGCTCATCCTGGGAGCGGCCTACCCCATCGTGAATCACAGCGAGACCATGAAACTGTTCGGCGCCCGCTCCCTCTGGGACGTGAAGATGTCGGTTCTCCTGGCCTCGGGCATGACCATGATCCTGATGTACTTCAACGGGACGTTGGGGATCCTGGGCCGGGCCATCTGGCCCGAGACGCTGCAGCGGCCGGACCAGATCTACCCCCTGCTGGTGAACGAGTTCCTGGGACCGGGGCTGAAGGGAATCGTCGTGGCCGGGGTGATCGCGGCGGCGATCACCACCTACGAAGGGATCGGCTCGGCCCTGGCGGCCCTCTGCACCCGGGACATCTATGCCCGGCTCTTCGTTCGGGACCGGGAAGACAGCCACTATTTCCGGGTCAGCCGCTGGGTGACCCCCTTTGTGGTGGCCGCTTCCTTTGCCTACATTCCCTTCATTCTCCGTTTCGAGAACATCGCCGGTTTCTTCATCAGGGTCACCAGCGTATTCGTCATTCCCCTCATGACCGTCTACCTGATGGGGGTCTTCACGCGAGTCCACCGAAAGAGCGGGAGCATCGGCCTGGCGGTCGGTTCGGGTTACGGCATCCTCGCCCTGGTGGGCGCCGGCCTGGATCTCTTTCCCGTCTGGTTCACCGACAAGTTTGCCGCCTACGTCTGGAGCATCGTCGCCACCTCGGGCGCCATGATTCTGACCTCGTTGTTTTTGGGCCGTGATCCGGCGTCCTCCCTGCCCCGGGGACAGGTGGGCGGCTGGCTCGACCGGTCCCGCCAGGGCGTGCCCGATCTGGTGAATTCGCCTTTCGAGTTGCACGGCCGCACGGTTCCGTTGTGGGCCCGGCCCAATCTCTGGGCCGGCCTGGTGATGGCGGCTTCGCTTCTGCTGGTCTTCTACGTCTTCTGGTAGGTCGAGGAACCCGCTACCCGCCCGGTTCCACCCAATGCCGGAGCAGAGGCTGAACCGTCCCGGGCAGAGACTCGAAAACCTCCCGCATGACCAGCGGCACCAGATAAGGCTTGCCGTTGGTCTCGGTCACGATCCGAGCGTGGTCGTCGGTGCCGAGCAGTATCGGATTCAGGTTGATCCACCACGGCGCGTAGCGGACCACGGCCGCCACCCGGGCGTCACGGCTGAGGACGGGAGCCGCCGAGTGCCAGATGCGGCTGTCGAACAGGAGCAGGCTTCCCGCTTCCCCGGTCACCTGGACCTCCGTGGGATGGGGCGCCCCGCGGTCGACGCCGTTGTCTCCCGTCGGGTTGTTGGAAGAGCGATGGCTCTTCGGCACCACGAAGGTGCCCCCCGTCTCGGCCGTGAAGGGCGTGAGCATGAAGATGCCGGTGAGGACCTGGACCGAGTCGGGATAGGGTGCGGGGATATGGGCGGCGTTGGTCTGGTTGAAGGGCCAGTCCGCGTGCCACACCCGGTCCCGGTGGCCCGGGTCGCTGATCAGTCCGCCGAGGGAGACGATCCGGGTGTAGTCTCCCCAGAGCCGCTCGATGATGGCCAGGACCCTCGGGTCGGCCAGATAGGGGGCGATGGACTGGTCCAGGTTGATGAGTCCCACCACGGCCCCGCCCCGGGTGGTGACCCGGGCGTCTTTGGCTACGAGCTTGGCTTCCTCGGTTTCCAGAGACCGGTCCCGGGCGGACAACACATTCCGCCGGACGTCGTCCACCTGGTCCGCGGGGATCACATCCTCCAGCAGGAGCCACCCGTCTTCATCCAAACTCTTCAGCAGAGACTCGACCATGAAAGCCACCCTTCGGCTGGGCGGTTCATTCTTCCAAACCGCGGCGCCCATGCGCAAGACGGCGGATGACGAGAGTCGGGTATGAGAAGAACCGGCCTGGCGCCACCGGTTGAACCTCGTCTTTTCCGGCATGCAATCGTTAACTCTAAATGGGGATTCAAACACAGGTTCGAGACCACGAGGGTGAGGGTTTCAGCCCCGGGAGAGGTGAAGGTATGAAAAACCAGGAACACCACAATCTTCTCTTCCAGGTCCGTATTTCGATTTGCTACCACGCCAGGCGACAGTTCTTCTTCCAGGTTCTCAGTCGGTGGAGCAACGTCCCGTTGTTGCTGCTCGGCGCCGGAACGGCTGTGCTGGCCCTCCAGGACGGTTCCTGGTGGATTCTCGGAGCGGGACTGGGGACTGCGCTCGTCTCCATTCTGAAGCTCATCATTCCTTCTGAAGACAAGGTGGCCCGGCATGCCGAGTTGCTCCGGGACTACACGGTGCTCGCCAATCGACTCTACGCCAGTTCCTCCCGGAAGACGGTCAAGGCCGTCTTCGAGGACAATATGGACTTGGATTTCCTGGCGCCCCAGGGGAAGTATGTGGTCTGGGCGCTCTGCTACAACACCCTGATCCGGACCATGGACCTTGCCGGCAAGAAAGATCCGATTGCCGTGGCTTGGTGGCAACGGCTGACGGCCCACTTTTTCGATTTGGGGACGAACCGCTTCGCCAAGAAAGATCAAGGGCCTGCCGCGGCCTCATGTTCTCGAACCGATTAGGGAGTCAGACACGGGTTCGGGTAGCGGAGGAGAACGGGTGCCGGGTCAGGCGGTGTGGATTTCTCCTGGCCTCCTCGAACATACTGGCGACCGACGCAGCCTTGTGAGCGCCGAAAAGACGACCTCGGCGGGGAGACCCAAACGGCGGGCGGGCAGGAAGGCAGCCGCCTCCGGGAAAAAGGCTCCCAACCGCCGTCAACCGGTCCCAGGACGTACCGGTCCACGACACCGTGTCTTCCCCGTCAGCGGACTAACCTGGAGGGAGCAAGGGCTCGGGAAAGGTCGGCTCCTGATCCCGAGGCCGGCATGAGGAGCCGTGAAGACATGAAGACCTACGAATACGATGTTCTCCTTTTCGGTGTCCGCCGCTCGATCCGCTACCATTCCAGACGCCAAGCGTTCTTCGAGGGCGTGAATCGATGGACCAATTTCCTGCTGCTGCTGTTCGGTTCCGGAACGGTCGCTCTGGCGGTCCAGGACCGTCCGTCGTGGATTCTGGGATTGGGACTAGGGGTTGCGCTCGTTTCCAGCCTCAAGCTCGTCTTCGCCTTTGCCGTCAAGGCGACCCAACATGCCCAGTTCGTCAGGGACTTCACACTGCTCGAAAAGCGGCTCCGCGCCGATGACTCCGAGGAGACGGTCATGGCCGTCACCCAGGAACGTCTGGATCTGGAGGCCTTGGAACCTCCCGTCATGCAAGTGCTCGACGTGCTCTGCCACAATGACCTTCTGCGAGCAATGGGTTACGCCGACGAGAAAGAGCAGGTAGCCGTGACCTGGTGGCAACGGCGAACAGCCCACTTTTTCAATTTCGGAACGCACCGCCTGGCCAAAGGAGGCTAGGCACCCGCCACGCCCGCAAGATCCCGTTCGCGGGTACGGCCTGCCACGATGTTCAGGCGAAAGCCGGTTCACGATACGCGGAGTCGGGAGTGAAGGCTCTCCTGCCGCCGTTACTTCGGGGTGTGGGGGACTACATGTCGCCCCTCCTGGGCCCCCCTCCAATCGGGTAAAAGAGAATTCATGAATGCAGAAATTGACAACAAAAGGAAAGTAGCGGTCGTCACCGCTGGCGGAACCGGCATGGGAGCCGCTGCGGCAAGGAAGTTTGCCGCTGACGGATTCGGCGTCTCCATCCTGTCTTCCTCGGGCAAAGGGGAAGCCCTGGCTACGGAACTCGGCGGCGTCGGTGTGACGGGCTCTAATCGATCCAACAACGACCTGAAGCGCCTCGTGGATCTCACCATGGAAAAGTGGGGCCGGATCGATGTATTGGTGAACAGCGCGGGACACGGTCCGAGAGCGCCGATCCTCGCGCTCTCTGATGACGACTGGCACTTGGGGATGGAGGTCTATTTCCTCAGTGCCGTTCGTCCGACACGCCTGGTGACTCCCATCATGCAGCGTCAGAAACGTGGTGCGATCCTCAACATCTCCACCTTCGCCGCATTCGAGCCCGAACCTGCCTTTCCGACCTCCGGGGTGTTCCGGGCCGGATTGGCGGCGTTTGCAAAACTGTTTTCAGACAAGTACGCCGCGGACAACATTCGTATGAACAATGTTCTTCCCGGGTTCATCAACAATTTCCCCGAGAATCCGGAGTATCGCGACCGCATCCCGCTGCGACGCTACGGAACGACGGAAGAGATTGCCGACGTCATCTTCTTTCTGGCCTCCGACGGCGGCGCCTACATCACGGGACAGAACATTCGGGTCGATGGAGGCATCACCCGATCCGTCTGATTGGGGAAGTTCAGATGAAAGTGATCCTCGTCGGAGCATCCGGCAAGATCGGTCGTGGCGTCGACAGGGCCGTATCCGCCAATCATCAAGTGGTTCGAGTCGGGCTGGTCGATGGCGACGTGCAGTGTGACTACACCGATCCGGAGTCGGTGCGCAGCATGTTCGCGACAGTGGGAAGCTACGATGCGCTCGTGTCAGCCGTGGGCGGCGACAGTCGATTCCTCCCGTATGAGGAATTGTCCGATGATGACTTTCGCTACGGCTTCGAACGGAAGTTCCTGTCCCAGATCCGGTTAATGACGTTGGGGCAACCGACGATTCGAGACGGCGGCTCGTTTACGTTGACCAGCGGATTCCTGAGCCACTACTCGAACCGGAAGGGCATCGCCACGGGACCGTTCAATGCAACGCTTGAAACCTATGTGGAACACACGGCCCGGTTTTGGCCTCGCGGCATTCGAATCAACGTCGTGAGCCCGGGCCCCGTGGTTGAGCCTGGACATGAACGACGGGGGGCGGTGACGGCGGAGCAGTGCGCGGAGGCTTATGTCCAGGCCATCGAGGGAACGATGTCTGGTCAGGTCTTGCGCGTTTGGGGAGGATTCCCGGTTCCAAAGTCGCGGGGAGCGGCGATTTACGGTCGGCGAATAGAAGCGGCGATTTCCGATCGGCGAACTCCAGAGGCACAATAGGGCAGCAAGCGGACGGGCGAAAGAAGAATGGGAGACTAACGGTCCCCCCTCCTCTCCGGTGTAGACTATCCGCCACAGGCATTCAGTTCCGGACAGAAAGGAAAAACCACCATGAGCCTTGGGAACTCGATCCAATCGGCTTCGATTCGGATGTTGGCCATACTGACGTTGACCTGGAGCGTCGCGCCTCTCGCCGCCGAAGAAAAGGTCTGGACGACATCCTCCTTCCTCGACTTTGCGGATGGGAGCTTCAGCGACGGGGGAGTCAACACCTACGTCACCGCTCAAGGAGAGGTGGTCCTGATCAAGCTGTTGGACCTGAATCAGGACGGACGCGTCGACATCATCTTCCCCAATGACCACGATCCCCACGAGCGGGCGGACCTGTTCATCTACTGGGGGGGAGGCGAGGGATACTCGACCCAGCGCCGCAGCCGCCTGCCCACCAATGGGGGCCATGACGGCGCCGTGGCCGACCTGGACGGGGACGGCCAAGCCGAGCTGATCGTCGCCAACAACTTCAACGGGACCCGCACCGACCTGGAATCGTTCATCTACCGCGGCGCCAAGGGAGGTCCCAAGGCCTCCGACCGCAGCGGCCTTCCCACGCGGGGCGCTCGCGCGGTGGCCGTGGAGGATCTGAATCGGGACGGACACCAGGACATCGTCTTCGCCAACAGCGGATTGGACTACCACGTGACGGTGGACCCGCACAATGAGTCCTTCGTCTACTGGGGATCGCCGGACGGTTATTCCGCCGAACGGCGGCAGGTCCTGCGGACCGTGAACGGGCGGGACGTGAAGGTGGCCGACCTGGACCGGGACGGACACCTGGACCTGGTCTTCGCCAACGAAGGGAACACGGACGCGGAGGGAGGGGCCCTACTCTACTGGGGTACGGCAGACGGAGACTACACCAGCCGCGCGGCGGTCCATCTGCCCGGCGACCGCTCTTCGGCGGTCGAGGCCGCCGATCTCAACGGGGACGGCTTTCCGGAGATCGTCCTGGCCAACTCCTACCGGCTCAAGACCCGGGAGATGGGCATGTACAACATCGTGGACACGGTGAGCGTGCCCTCGTTCATCTATTGGGGCTCGGCCGACGGCTATTCGGTCGATTCCAGGACGTTGCTGCCCACCGTGGGAGCGTCCGACGTCGCCGTGGGAGACCTGAACCGGGACGGCCACGCCGACCTGGTCTTCGCCAACAAGTCGGGTCTGGTCTCCTTCATCTATTGGGGAGCTCCTGATGGCTATCGCTCCCATCGGCGGACATCGATTCCCACGCTGGCGCCGACTCGCTGCTTGGTGGAGGACCTGGACGAGGACGGTTACCTCGAACTGGTCTTCTCGCAGCAAGGCGGGCAGCCTCACGGAAAACCCCCCGCGTACGTCTATTGGGGCAGCCCGGAGGGCTACTCGCCCGAGTGGCGAACCGAGCTGCCCACGTTCGAGGCCACCGGGGTCCAGGCGGGAGACCTGGACGGAGACGGCAGCAAGGACCTGGTCTTCGTCCATGCCGCCGACACCACCCACGGCATCCCGGCTTACATCTACTGGGGCGGACCCAAGGGGCGATTCGAGCCGTCTCGCCGGCAATTGCTGCCCACAGGCAACGGATACTGTTCCAGCGCAGACATCAACCGGGACGGCCATGTGGATCTCCTGTTTCCTGGCGTCTACGGGGAGAATCCGGGTCCGACCATCTACTGGGGATCGGCTTCCGGGTACTCCGGGTCCAATCGGGCCGTTCTGGCGACCGGCAACAGCTTTTCTTCACGGCTCGCCGACTTCGACCGGGACGGGTACCTGGACGCCGTCTTCACCCAGTGGCGCCCGGGTACCGAGGCCACCAGGCTCTACTGGGGCGGCCCGGAGGGATTCTCGAACGGTAACCGCTTCATCTTCCGGATCGGCAGCATCCGGGAGCACACCATCGGCGACCTGAATCGTGACGGCTGGATCGATGTGATCTTCAGCGGGACCCTGAACAAGGTGGTGGTCTACTGGAACAGTCCGCTGGGATTCGACAATGAGCGCAGGACCGAATTGCCCTCCCGGGTTTCGGTCGGCGTGGAAGTGGCCGATCTGGATGGAAACGGCTTTCTGGACGTGATCGCCAGCAACCTCTACGACCGGGATCCGGCGCCGGGCAAATCCCGGTCCTTCGGCGGCTCTGCGGAGGGGGACACCTTCATCTACTGGGGCGGTTCCGATGGCTATTCCGAAACGAACCGGACCATCCTGCCTTCAGTGGGCAATTCCTCGGCCGCGGTGGCCGACCTGAACGGGAACGGATTCCTGGACCTGGTCCTGAGCAGCTACCATGCCGGATATACCCGCAGCCACCCCTCCAGGATCTACTGGAACGGCCCCTCCGGGTTCGACCCTTCGCGCAAGATGGAGATTCCCAGCAACTCCGCTTCGGGGGTCCTCGCCAACGACTTCGACCTGGACGGCCACGTGGACATCCTTTTCGCCTGCCACTCCAAGCAGGGCAACCACAGGAACGACGCCTTTCTCTACTGGGGAGGGCCGAAGGGGTTCTCCACCGAGCGCCGGACCTCCCTGCCGGTCCTGGGGCCCCACCACCTTGCCTCCGATCCGGGTCACGCCTATGATCGGGGCCATCGTTACGACTATATTTCTCCGCCCTTCGACGCCGGTTCCGTGGAGCGTTTGGGAACCCTCACCTGGGACGGGGAGACCCCGTTCCGGACCGGCCTGGAATTCCAGGTGCGTTGGGCCGCCACCCGGGAGGGCCTGGAGTCAGCCTCCTGGATGGGACCGGCCGGCCCGGAGAACTACTACAAACAGTCCGGCGCCCAGCTTCCGAACCCCGGCGACGGCGCCCGTTGGATCCAATACAAGGCCAGCCTCCTCAGTCCCGGCGCCGCCAATTCCCCGGTCCTGGACTCGGTCTCCATCACCTACCAATGAGCCAATAGGAGGGGGGACTTTTAGTCCCCCCGTACTCCGGTTTCCAATCGGCGACGAAGCGGGAGGCAAGACTGTCCCCCCTGGAAAATCACCCTATTCCATAGGTATCTATCTATTATTCCTTGATATAAGACTCCAATGAACAAAATCGCTGAATTCTTCAAGTTCGAGCAGGAAAACACGAACTGGCGGATCGAAGTGACCGGCGGCGCGACCACGTTCATGACCATGGCCTACATCGTGGTCGTGAATCCCGCCATCCTGTCCGATGCCCTGGGCAAGGACATGCTCGGGGAGCTCTTGTTCGCAACCTGTGCGGCCGCCGCCCTGGCCACGCTCCTGATGGGCCTCCTGGCCAACTACCCCTTCGCCCTGGCTCCCGGAATGGGCCTCAACGCATTTTTCGCCTACACCATCGTCCTGGGCATGGGGGTGGACTGGAAGCTGGCCCTGGGCGTGGTCCTGGCTTCGGGGCTGCTGTTTCTGCTGCTGACCGTCTTGCGGGTCCGCGAGGCGATCATCAACGCGGTTCCGGACACCCTGAAAAGAGCGGTGGCGGCCGGGATCGGTCTGTTCATCGCGTTCATCGGACTGAAGAACGCGGGACTCATCGTCGACAATCAAGCCACTCTGGTGAGCCTGGGCGACGTCCGTTCCTGGTCCGTCGGATTGGCCCTTCTGGGGCTCCTGGCGATCGGCGTGATGATGGCGCGAGGAATCCGGGGAGCGATCCTGCTCGGGATGATGGGAGTGACCCTGCTGGCCATGATCTTCGGGGCAACGCCGTGGCCCACCGGTCTGGTCAGCATGCCGGTCTGGCCCGTCAATCTCTTCGGCGAAGCCGTGCGTTACCTGCCCCAGACGCTGAACCCGGCGTTCATCGAGCTGATCCTCGCCCTGCTCTTCGTGGACCTCTTCGACACCATGGGGACGCTGTTGGGGTTATCCGAGCGGTCCGGTTTCCTGGACGAGCGGGGACGGCTTCCGCGAGCCAACCGCGCGCTGCTTTCCGATTCGGTGGGAACCGTCTGCGGCAGCGTCATCGGGACGTCGACGGTGACCACCTACATCGAGAGCGCCGCCGGCATCTCCTCCGGCGCCCGCACCGGTTTTTCCAGCGTCGTGGTCAGTGGTCTGTTCGCTGCTGCGTTGTTCCTGACGCCGTTGGTTCAGTCGGTGCCCACGTTCGCCGCCGCCCCGGCGCTGGTGGTGACCGGCGTACTGATGATGGGCGCCGCCGCGCGGATCCGGTGGAATGACGTCTCGGAGTCGGTGCCGGCCTTCCTCACGCTGATCGCCATCCCGCTGACCTTCAGCATCGCCGACGGATTGGCTCTGGGGTTCATCTCCTATCCCATCGTCAAGCGGTTGAGCGGCCGAGGCGACGAGGTGCATTGGCTGGTCGACGTCCTGGCGGTGATCTTTGTCGCCAAGTACGTCTTTATCGGATAGCAGCCTGCTCCTGCTCCCGGTGGGTGCGGCGTTCGGTGATCTTCACGAAGCCGTCCTCGCTCACCAGGCCGATGTCGCCGGTCACGTACCATCCGTTCCGGATCGCCTTCCGCGTCAGGTCGTCCCGTCCGAGGTAACCGCGCATCAGGTTGGGTCCCTTGACCAGCAACATTCCGGGAGTCCCCGGCGGCAGGAGCTCGAAGCTCTCCGGGTCCACGACCCGCACCGCCACGCCGGGCAGCGGCTGGCCCACGTGACCCGGCCGGGAGCCGAGCTGGAAGAAGCCGGGCGCCCGGTAGTCGGGGACGCCTACGGAGACCACTGGGGCGCATTCGGCGGTCCCGTAACCCTCCAGCGGCCGCAGTCCGAACTGTTCCTGGAAGGCCGCCGCCAGCTCTTGCGGCAGCTTCTCGGCGCCGGTCAACAACAACCGCAGCGAACCGAGCTGCCCGGGAGAACACAAACGCATGTAGATCCGCAGGGAGGCCGGAGCGGCCAGCAAGATGCTCACCCGGTAGCGCTCCACCAGCCGCCCCACGGCCGGACCGTCCAGCGGGTCGGGGTGCAGGGGCAGAGCCAGGCCGTTTTTAGCCGCGAACCAGAAGGCCATGGCGCCGAAGGACTGGAAGAGGGGCAGGATGCCCAGGACCCGGTCCGACGGTCTCGTCCGCAGGACCTGTTCCAACGCCGTGATGTTGGAATCCAGGTTGAACTGGGTGAGCATCACGCCCTTGGGGTCTCCCGCGCCGCTGCTGCTGAAGATGATGGTCATGAGGTCGTGGGCGCCGGGGACACGGGTGGCGCCGCACAGCTTC
This genomic interval from Acidobacteriota bacterium contains the following:
- a CDS encoding VCBS repeat-containing protein, whose translation is MSLGNSIQSASIRMLAILTLTWSVAPLAAEEKVWTTSSFLDFADGSFSDGGVNTYVTAQGEVVLIKLLDLNQDGRVDIIFPNDHDPHERADLFIYWGGGEGYSTQRRSRLPTNGGHDGAVADLDGDGQAELIVANNFNGTRTDLESFIYRGAKGGPKASDRSGLPTRGARAVAVEDLNRDGHQDIVFANSGLDYHVTVDPHNESFVYWGSPDGYSAERRQVLRTVNGRDVKVADLDRDGHLDLVFANEGNTDAEGGALLYWGTADGDYTSRAAVHLPGDRSSAVEAADLNGDGFPEIVLANSYRLKTREMGMYNIVDTVSVPSFIYWGSADGYSVDSRTLLPTVGASDVAVGDLNRDGHADLVFANKSGLVSFIYWGAPDGYRSHRRTSIPTLAPTRCLVEDLDEDGYLELVFSQQGGQPHGKPPAYVYWGSPEGYSPEWRTELPTFEATGVQAGDLDGDGSKDLVFVHAADTTHGIPAYIYWGGPKGRFEPSRRQLLPTGNGYCSSADINRDGHVDLLFPGVYGENPGPTIYWGSASGYSGSNRAVLATGNSFSSRLADFDRDGYLDAVFTQWRPGTEATRLYWGGPEGFSNGNRFIFRIGSIREHTIGDLNRDGWIDVIFSGTLNKVVVYWNSPLGFDNERRTELPSRVSVGVEVADLDGNGFLDVIASNLYDRDPAPGKSRSFGGSAEGDTFIYWGGSDGYSETNRTILPSVGNSSAAVADLNGNGFLDLVLSSYHAGYTRSHPSRIYWNGPSGFDPSRKMEIPSNSASGVLANDFDLDGHVDILFACHSKQGNHRNDAFLYWGGPKGFSTERRTSLPVLGPHHLASDPGHAYDRGHRYDYISPPFDAGSVERLGTLTWDGETPFRTGLEFQVRWAATREGLESASWMGPAGPENYYKQSGAQLPNPGDGARWIQYKASLLSPGAANSPVLDSVSITYQ
- a CDS encoding NCS2 family permease, with protein sequence MNKIAEFFKFEQENTNWRIEVTGGATTFMTMAYIVVVNPAILSDALGKDMLGELLFATCAAAALATLLMGLLANYPFALAPGMGLNAFFAYTIVLGMGVDWKLALGVVLASGLLFLLLTVLRVREAIINAVPDTLKRAVAAGIGLFIAFIGLKNAGLIVDNQATLVSLGDVRSWSVGLALLGLLAIGVMMARGIRGAILLGMMGVTLLAMIFGATPWPTGLVSMPVWPVNLFGEAVRYLPQTLNPAFIELILALLFVDLFDTMGTLLGLSERSGFLDERGRLPRANRALLSDSVGTVCGSVIGTSTVTTYIESAAGISSGARTGFSSVVVSGLFAAALFLTPLVQSVPTFAAAPALVVTGVLMMGAAARIRWNDVSESVPAFLTLIAIPLTFSIADGLALGFISYPIVKRLSGRGDEVHWLVDVLAVIFVAKYVFIG